One region of Kwoniella pini CBS 10737 chromosome 6, complete sequence genomic DNA includes:
- a CDS encoding 60S ribosomal protein uL22 — MVRYASAHIVAGNPEKFAKARGEYVPTHFKNMREVAAALTGLNIKKAYTYLADVQDHKQIIPFRRFAGGIGRASQAKQFKTTKGRWPEKSVRFILRLLKNAESNADAKDLEVEDLIIKNIVVQQAPKTRRRTYRAHGRINPYQGHPCHIEIILSTPSSEVPRAKDLDVTSSSKKGKTVAAIEA; from the exons ATG GTTCGATACGCCTCTGCCCACATTGTCGCCGGCAACCCTGAAAAGT tCGCCAAGGCCCGAGGAGAGTATGTCCCAACTCATTTCAAAAACATGAGAGAGGTTGCTGCTGCTCTTACTG GTTTGAACATCAAGAAGGCTTACACCTACCTTGCTGACGTTCAAGACCACAAGCAAATCATTCCTTTCAGACGTTTCGCTGGTGGTATCGGACGAGCTTCTCAAGCTAAACAATTCAAGACCACCAAAG GTCGATGGCCCGAGAAGTCTGTTAGATTCATCCTTCGATTACTCAAGAACGCTGAATCCAACGCCGATGCCAAAGATCTTGAAGTTGAGgatttgatcatcaagaaCATTGTTGTTCAACAAGCTCCTAAAACCCGACGAAGAACTTACCGAGCTCACGGTAGAAT CAACCCATACCAAGGTCACCCATGTCACATTGAAATCATCCTCTCCACCCCTTCCTCCGAAGTACCAAGAGCCAAAGACCTCGATGTTACTTCCAGCTcaaagaagggaaagacCGTTGCTGCTATTGAAGCATAA